From a region of the Halolamina sp. CBA1230 genome:
- a CDS encoding twin-arginine translocase TatA/TatE family subunit → MFQTAPLQVPIPGGPELVIILLVLVLLFGANKIPKLARSTGQAMGEFQKGRQELNEELEDMKEGPNTDDDTTSSTTTENEDEETTTETETSSSSSNQ, encoded by the coding sequence ATGTTCCAGACTGCGCCGCTACAAGTACCGATCCCCGGGGGGCCCGAGCTCGTCATCATCCTCCTCGTGCTCGTGCTCCTGTTCGGCGCGAACAAGATCCCGAAGCTGGCTCGGTCGACCGGGCAGGCGATGGGTGAGTTCCAGAAGGGCCGACAGGAGCTGAACGAGGAGCTCGAAGACATGAAGGAAGGGCCGAACACGGACGACGACACCACCTCCTCGACGACCACGGAGAACGAGGACGAGGAGACGACGACCGAGACCGAGACGTCGTCTTCGTCCTCGAACCAGTAG